The following proteins are encoded in a genomic region of Gossypium hirsutum isolate 1008001.06 chromosome D05, Gossypium_hirsutum_v2.1, whole genome shotgun sequence:
- the LOC107906773 gene encoding probable E3 ubiquitin-protein ligase RHG1A: MDGYTGKRAVNGLVPGKGSGLILKDHVNIREQNPQFCNRIGCSRRLNSMKGTPNCYSGKAKCSKPSYHPSSSGKEIIGSSSGVYTEVSNIRKFSTNILRKLSSQLEIDSSETSSVQEEPEVSELLSPLGKIQGGLQPESEDSDSGEVTVMEVGSSSVASNTKRGRSFIQKSGLGNQDTPASPSVTLASRSAFQATQGNTSKYCLRNLRCDSTSVVAPAGCSSSDSSFSRRKYSVKRRDSEGESSSSTWGKKLSGSSPEGLNNSSSLSDSISDSRRARNWSSNRDCGIASSVRTQRSNSSYGSGRLPNQANGNSLTLNESPMVIPQAPQSDIRTDMNAPVPIETASTRTSSYSRSGSIDESLRGFMPSSPSEVSGYHSSVNQGSFQHYNMDGFAEVLLELERIEQDEELTYEQLLVLETSLLLNGLDFYDRHRDMRLDIDDMSYEELLALEERMGTVSTAVPEEALSKCLKNGIYKATSLEDANVRFEGEKDDIKCSICQEEYVIGDEVGRLHCEHRYHIACIQEWLRMKNWCPICKASAEPTQSCSPTSYSS; this comes from the exons ATGGATGGATATACTGGTAAAAGAGCTGTTAATGGACTTGTACCTGGCAAGGGATCAGGTCTCATCTTGAAGGATCATGTTAATATCAGAGAACAAAATCCACAATTTTGCAACCGTATTGGATGCAGTAGGAGGCTGAACTCCATGAAAGGAACACCAAATTGCTACTCCGGAAAAGCCAAATGTTCGAAGCCTTCTTATCACCCTTCATCGAGTGGCAAGGAAATTATTGGAAGTTCCTCTGGGGTATACACTGAAGTTAGCAACATTAGAAAATTCTCTACAAATATTCTCAGAAAGCTATCATCTCAGCTGGAAATAGATTCATCTGAAACTAGTAGTGTTCAGGAAGAGCCAGAAGTGTCAGAGCTCTTATCTCCTCTAGGAAAGATTCAAGGAGGGTTGCAGCCCGAATCTGAAGATTCTGATTCTGGCGAAGTTACTGTGATGGAAGTGGGAAGCTCCAGTGTAGCATCAAACACAAAACGGGGGAGAAGCTTTATTCAGAAATCTGGGCTGGGCAACCAGGATACTCCGGCTAGTCCATCTGTTACTTTGGCATCTCGAAGTGCTTTCCAGGCAACTCAAGGTAACACAAGCAAGTACTGTTTGAGAAATTTAAGATGTGACTCTACTTCTGTTGTTGCCCCTGCCGGTTGTTCATCATCAGATTCAAGCTTCAGCAGAAGGAAATATTCGGTAAAAAGGAGAGATTCTGAAGGAGAGAGTAGTTCCTCCACCTGGGGAAAGAAGTTGAGTGGGTCATCTCCGGAGGGACTGAACAATAGTTCTAGCCTCAGTGATTCTATTTCTGATTCAAGGCGAGCCAGAAATTGGTCTTCTAATAGGGATTGTGGTATTGCTTCTTCAGTTAGGACTCAGAGATCAAACAGTAGTTATGGTAGTGGGAGACTCCCTAACCAAGCAAATGGAAATAGTTTAACTTTGAATGAGTCACCCATGGTCATCCCACAGGCACCTCAATCTGATATTCGTACTGATATGAATGCTCCTGTTCCCATAGAAACTGCCTCAACTCGTACTAGTTCTTACAGTCGATCAGGTAGTATAGATGAGAGTTTACGAGGTTTCATGCCTTCCAGTCCTTCAGAAGTTAGTGGTTACCACTCTTCAGTGAACCAGGGTAGCTTCCAGCACTACAATATGGATGGCTTTGCAGAG GTATTATTAGAACTTGAGAGAATTGAACAAGATGAAGAGTTGACATACGAG CAATTACTTGTTCTAGAGACCAGCTTGCTCCTTAATGGCCTGGACTTTTATGATCGGCATAGAGATATGAGATTGGATATAGATGATATGTCATATGAG GAATTACTAGCTCTAGAAGAAAGGATGGGAACTGTTAGCACTGCGGTACCAGAAGAAGCATTATCAAAATGCCTTAAGAATGGTATCTACAAGGCAACATCTTTGGAGGATGCAAATGTCAGATTTGAGGGTGAAAAAGATGATATCAAATGCAGCATATGCCAG GAAGAGTATGTCATTGGGGATGAAGTAGGGAGGTTGCATTGTGAGCATAGGTATCACATTGCATGCATACAAGAGTGGCTACGGATGAAGAACTGGTGCCCTATTTGCAAAGCATCAGCAGAACCCACCCAGTCTTGTTCGCCTACCTCATATTCGAGttga